The Candidatus Neomarinimicrobiota bacterium genome contains the following window.
GGTTGTGCGACTCCAGCCGCACCCGCGCCCCATCCTCGATGAAATGCACTTCCTTAATGTACGTGCTCCCCCCCGCCCGGACCACAGCCAGGTCGCCACTGACCACTGGCTTGATGGGGCTGGCGATGACCAGTTGGCCGGGGCGCAGCGTCCGGACCATGGAGTCCCCCTCCACGATGACGGCATAGGCGGTGATGTCCTTGATGTCGGCGGGCCGAGTGATCCAGTGCTCGTCGTCCCCTTCCCAGTACTGCCGGCCCTCCTCCGTCCTGGGATAGCCCAGAGGCAGCCGGTTCAGGTCCTCACCGGAGACCCCTCCGGCCTGGGCTCCACCCAGGGTCATAATCGGGATCATGGGCAGCGACAGGTCGGCGGGGGGCAGGGGGAACCC
Protein-coding sequences here:
- a CDS encoding LexA family transcriptional regulator; protein product: MTSVSYTIVEYSPKHKALGLRILQVRKGLGLKQPDFGELFGVKRSTVINWEGGRTRPSRAVLEAMANEAAESLQWLLSGDRRDMPPEGFPLPPADLSLPMIPIMTLGGAQAGGVSGEDLNRLPLGYPRTEEGRQYWEGDDEHWITRPADIKDITAYAVIVEGDSMVRTLRPGQLVIASPIKPVVSGDLAVVRAGGSTYIKEVHFIEDGARVRLESHNPEYEALVLLREEVEFCHAIVWIKVKR